A portion of the Flavobacterium limnophilum genome contains these proteins:
- the typA gene encoding translational GTPase TypA encodes MEAIRNIAIIAHVDHGKTTLVDKIMYHCHLFRDNENTGDLILDNNDLERERGITITSKNVSVLYKGIKINIIDTPGHADFGGEVERVLNMADGVCLLVDAFEGPMPQTRFVLQKALDLGLKPCVVINKVDKENCTPEEVHEKVFDLMFELGAEEWQLDFPTVYGSAKNNWMSDDFNVITDNIEPLLDMVIKNVPAPKVSEGTPQMLITSLDFSAFTGRIAIGRLERGVLKEGMPISLVKRDGAITKSRIKELHTFEGLGRKKVQEVIAGDICAIIGVEGFEIGDTIACFENPEGLKTIDIDEPTMSMLFTINDSPFFGKEGKFVTSRHIRERLTKELEKNLAMKLGETDSADKFMVFGRGVLHLSVLIETMRREGYELQIGQPQVIIKEIDGKKCEPIEELTIDLPETLSGRAVEFVTMRKGEMLSMETKGDRMIVKFNIPSRGIIGLRNQLLTATAGEAIMAHRFIGYEPYKGEIAGRNKGSLISMEKGKAIPYSIDKLQDRGKFFVEPNAEIYEGQVIGENSRGDDMCVNVTKEKKQSNVRSSGNDEKARIIPPIIFSLEEALEYIQKDEYVEVTPKSIRLRKIYLTETDRKRFKI; translated from the coding sequence ATGGAAGCTATTAGAAACATTGCAATTATTGCCCACGTAGATCACGGTAAAACCACTTTGGTTGATAAAATTATGTATCACTGTCATTTATTTCGTGACAACGAAAATACCGGTGACTTAATTCTTGATAACAACGACTTGGAACGTGAAAGAGGTATTACCATTACTTCTAAAAATGTTTCTGTGTTATATAAAGGAATAAAAATCAACATTATTGATACTCCTGGCCACGCCGATTTTGGTGGAGAGGTAGAGCGTGTATTGAATATGGCTGATGGTGTTTGCCTTTTGGTTGATGCTTTTGAAGGGCCAATGCCGCAAACACGTTTTGTGTTGCAAAAAGCACTTGACCTTGGTTTGAAACCTTGCGTTGTTATTAATAAGGTAGACAAAGAAAACTGTACTCCTGAAGAAGTTCACGAAAAAGTTTTTGACTTAATGTTCGAATTGGGTGCTGAAGAATGGCAATTGGATTTTCCAACGGTTTATGGTTCTGCCAAAAATAACTGGATGTCTGATGACTTCAATGTAATTACAGACAATATTGAACCATTATTGGATATGGTTATCAAAAATGTACCAGCTCCAAAAGTTTCTGAAGGAACTCCTCAAATGTTGATTACATCACTAGATTTCTCCGCCTTTACAGGTCGTATCGCCATTGGTCGTCTTGAAAGAGGTGTTTTGAAAGAAGGAATGCCAATTTCTTTGGTAAAAAGAGATGGAGCAATTACTAAGTCAAGAATTAAAGAATTGCATACTTTTGAAGGACTTGGTCGTAAAAAAGTGCAAGAAGTAATAGCTGGAGATATTTGTGCAATAATTGGAGTAGAAGGTTTTGAAATTGGTGACACCATTGCTTGTTTTGAAAATCCTGAAGGTTTGAAAACAATTGATATTGACGAGCCTACCATGAGTATGTTGTTTACAATTAATGACTCTCCGTTCTTTGGTAAAGAGGGTAAATTTGTAACTTCTCGTCATATTAGAGAGCGTTTGACAAAAGAATTAGAGAAAAACTTGGCAATGAAATTGGGTGAAACTGATTCAGCTGATAAATTTATGGTTTTTGGTCGCGGTGTACTTCACTTATCTGTTCTTATCGAAACAATGAGAAGAGAAGGGTATGAGTTGCAAATCGGTCAACCACAAGTTATCATCAAAGAAATTGATGGTAAAAAATGTGAGCCAATTGAGGAATTGACAATTGATTTACCAGAAACTCTTTCAGGTAGAGCTGTAGAGTTCGTTACCATGCGTAAAGGTGAAATGTTGAGTATGGAAACTAAAGGTGACCGTATGATTGTAAAATTTAATATTCCATCACGTGGAATTATTGGATTGCGTAATCAATTGCTTACCGCCACTGCAGGTGAGGCTATTATGGCACACCGTTTTATAGGATACGAACCTTACAAAGGAGAAATTGCCGGACGTAACAAAGGTTCATTGATTTCTATGGAAAAAGGAAAAGCGATTCCTTATTCTATCGATAAATTACAAGATCGTGGTAAGTTTTTTGTTGAACCAAATGCAGAAATTTACGAAGGTCAGGTAATTGGAGAAAACTCTCGTGGTGATGATATGTGTGTAAACGTAACTAAAGAGAAAAAACAATCTAACGTACGTTCTTCTGGAAATGATGAAAAAGCGAGAATTATTCCTCCGATCATTTTCTCTCTTGAAGAAGCATTGGAATACATTCAAAAAGATGAATATGTTGAGGTAACTCCAAAATCGATTCGTTTGAGAAAAATATATTTGACTGAAACAGATAGAAAAAGATTTAAAATCTAA
- a CDS encoding PAS domain-containing sensor histidine kinase: MKNKNNKTTLLYILVSLFMAVISHKLLGKYFLTYNHPLYDFIENILFIVASAFFLKYILHKKDIKNTAVYNKLRNTNIEIKESNERYDIVSKATSDIIWDWKIQEDEMSWNRGIENIFGYTPDQVGSGSKWWFDKIHPEDTIKMSIKLYSFIEQKTEKWQDQYRFRSADDTYKYVLDRGFILKDENGKSVRMIGAIQDITKQKEEEQRLKLLETVITQAKDSIIIIEPDLHNSNIPKIVYVNPAFSVMSGYDSDEIIGESPSIFIGPNSDMQELKKLSIAIRNKQECQIETISYKKNKEEYWVGLSMLPVYNSDQELSHWVSIQRDITEKKKQEVEKEQLIRELTQNNKDLQQFSYITSHNLRAPLSNLTGLLNLIEDIPIEDPELKEILDGFNKSTHLLNETIEDLVKVIVIKDNPSIQKEDLSLKDVFENVFSQLDFLIGLHKPIIIIDFEKVPVLNTNKAYLESILLNLLTNAIKYKSENKKSKITISANKIDDTVFLIFKDNGIGIDLVRNKDKVFGLYQRFHDFPDSKGLGLYLVKSQVEAMGGTISIESEVNKGTTFTLTFKNK, from the coding sequence ATGAAAAACAAGAATAACAAAACAACCCTATTATACATCCTTGTTTCCTTGTTTATGGCCGTTATTAGCCATAAATTATTAGGAAAATACTTTTTGACATACAACCACCCCCTTTATGATTTTATAGAAAATATCTTATTTATAGTTGCTTCCGCATTTTTTTTAAAATATATCTTACATAAAAAAGACATCAAGAACACTGCCGTCTATAATAAGTTGAGGAATACCAATATTGAAATCAAAGAATCAAATGAAAGATACGATATTGTATCAAAAGCCACAAGTGACATCATTTGGGATTGGAAAATACAGGAAGACGAGATGTCTTGGAACAGGGGAATCGAAAATATTTTTGGATACACTCCAGATCAAGTAGGCTCCGGTTCAAAATGGTGGTTTGACAAGATTCACCCTGAAGACACTATTAAAATGTCTATTAAATTATACTCCTTTATTGAACAAAAAACGGAAAAATGGCAGGATCAATACCGCTTTAGAAGTGCGGATGACACCTACAAATATGTACTGGACAGAGGTTTTATTTTAAAGGATGAAAATGGCAAATCTGTCAGAATGATTGGAGCCATACAAGACATTACCAAACAAAAAGAAGAAGAACAAAGGCTTAAATTACTAGAAACAGTAATAACTCAGGCCAAAGATTCAATAATTATTATCGAACCGGATTTGCATAACAGCAACATTCCTAAAATAGTATATGTAAATCCAGCATTTTCGGTGATGTCAGGATACGATTCCGACGAAATCATAGGCGAATCGCCAAGTATTTTTATAGGTCCAAATTCCGATATGCAAGAACTCAAAAAACTAAGCATAGCAATAAGAAACAAGCAAGAATGCCAAATAGAAACCATCAGTTACAAAAAAAACAAGGAAGAATATTGGGTAGGCCTTTCAATGCTTCCCGTTTATAATTCGGATCAAGAACTTTCGCATTGGGTTTCCATTCAAAGAGACATTACCGAAAAGAAAAAACAAGAAGTAGAAAAAGAACAACTCATTCGAGAATTAACACAAAACAACAAAGATTTGCAGCAATTTTCCTATATAACATCCCACAACCTAAGAGCACCGCTATCCAACTTGACCGGTTTACTGAATTTAATTGAAGACATTCCCATCGAGGATCCCGAACTAAAAGAAATATTAGATGGATTTAACAAATCTACCCATCTTTTAAACGAGACAATTGAGGACTTGGTAAAAGTTATTGTCATAAAAGACAATCCGTCGATACAAAAAGAAGACCTTTCCTTGAAGGATGTTTTTGAAAATGTGTTTAGCCAATTGGATTTCCTCATTGGCCTACACAAACCAATCATAATAATCGATTTCGAAAAGGTGCCTGTTTTAAACACCAACAAAGCCTATTTAGAAAGCATCTTACTGAATCTATTAACCAATGCCATAAAATACAAATCAGAAAATAAAAAATCAAAAATAACAATCTCGGCAAATAAAATTGACGACACCGTATTTCTTATATTTAAGGACAATGGAATTGGAATTGATTTAGTAAGAAATAAAGACAAAGTTTTCGGGCTATACCAAAGATTTCATGATTTCCCAGACAGCAAAGGACTAGGTTTATACCTTGTCAAATCACAAGTTGAAGCCATGGGAGGAACCATCAGCATTGAAAGCGAAGTTAACAAAGGCACCACATTTACATTAACGTTTAAAAACAAATAA
- a CDS encoding response regulator, producing MLDTILCVDDDPITLMLSKMVINKAAFSKEIITAKNGEDALNHFKTINNNPNIKKPQLIFLDLNMPVMGGWEFLNTFSTADYSEYNTIKVIILSSTIDPEDLKKAKKYPMVLDFLSKPISKEMLEYIKSKI from the coding sequence ATGCTAGATACAATTTTATGCGTAGATGACGACCCAATAACATTAATGTTAAGTAAAATGGTAATTAACAAAGCAGCATTTTCAAAAGAAATAATTACAGCCAAAAATGGCGAAGACGCCTTGAATCACTTCAAGACAATCAACAACAATCCCAATATAAAAAAACCCCAATTAATCTTTCTGGATTTAAATATGCCTGTTATGGGAGGCTGGGAATTCCTGAACACCTTTAGCACTGCAGATTATTCGGAATACAATACCATAAAAGTAATCATCCTCTCTTCGACTATTGATCCTGAAGACCTCAAAAAAGCAAAAAAATACCCTATGGTTCTTGATTTTTTGTCAAAACCTATTTCTAAAGAAATGCTGGAATACATTAAATCCAAAATCTAA
- the rpsT gene encoding 30S ribosomal protein S20 gives MANHKSALKRIRSNEKRRVLNRYQHKTTRNAIKALRIATDKADAASKLPSVISMIDKLAKKNIIHDNKASNLKSKLTKHVAKL, from the coding sequence ATGGCAAATCACAAGTCAGCTTTAAAAAGAATTAGAAGTAACGAGAAAAGAAGAGTATTAAATAGATACCAACACAAAACTACTCGTAATGCAATTAAAGCATTAAGAATAGCTACTGACAAAGCAGATGCTGCTTCAAAATTACCAAGCGTAATTTCAATGATTGATAAATTAGCTAAAAAGAATATCATTCATGATAACAAAGCGTCTAATTTAAAATCTAAATTAACGAAACACGTTGCTAAATTGTAA
- the proS gene encoding proline--tRNA ligase, translated as MSKNLTTRADDYSKWYNELVVKADLAENSGVRGCMVIKPYGYAIWEKMQAELDRMFKETGHQNAYFPLFVPKSMFEAEEKNAEGFAKECAIVTHYRLKNDPDNPGKLIVDPNAKLEEELIVRPTSEAIIWSTYKGWIQSYRDLPLLINQWANVVRWEMRTRLFLRTAEFLWQEGHTAHATKAEAVEESEKMMNVYADFAENFMAIPVIKGLKTETERFAGAEETYCIEALMQDGKALQAGTSHFLGQNFAKAFDVKFANAEGKQEHVWGTSWGVSTRLMGALVMTHSDDQGLVLPPSLAPIQVVIVPIYKTDEQLDEISAVVNGLISEFKKLNISVKFDNRTTQKPGFKFAEWELKGVPVRIAVGPKDLENGTFEVARRDILTKEVVLKDGIVTHVSGLLEQIQKDLFQKALDYRDSHITEVNSFEEFKTVLNDEGGFVSAHWDGTAETEEKIKELTKATIRCIPLDRVEEAGSCVFTGNPSSGRVLFAKAY; from the coding sequence ATGAGCAAGAACCTTACCACACGAGCAGACGACTATTCTAAATGGTATAATGAGCTGGTTGTAAAAGCCGATTTGGCTGAAAATTCAGGAGTTAGAGGATGCATGGTTATCAAGCCTTACGGCTATGCAATTTGGGAAAAAATGCAGGCGGAATTAGACAGGATGTTTAAGGAAACGGGGCATCAAAATGCTTATTTTCCTTTGTTTGTTCCTAAAAGCATGTTCGAAGCCGAAGAAAAAAATGCAGAAGGTTTTGCTAAAGAATGCGCTATCGTGACTCATTATAGGTTAAAAAACGATCCCGATAATCCAGGCAAGTTAATTGTAGATCCCAATGCAAAATTGGAAGAAGAATTGATTGTTCGTCCTACAAGTGAAGCTATTATTTGGTCCACTTATAAAGGGTGGATTCAGTCTTATAGGGATTTGCCATTGTTGATTAACCAATGGGCAAATGTCGTGCGATGGGAAATGAGAACCAGATTGTTTCTAAGAACCGCCGAGTTTTTATGGCAAGAAGGACATACCGCACACGCCACAAAAGCAGAAGCGGTGGAAGAATCTGAAAAAATGATGAATGTATATGCTGATTTTGCCGAAAATTTTATGGCAATCCCGGTTATAAAAGGATTGAAAACCGAAACCGAACGTTTTGCCGGAGCCGAAGAAACGTATTGTATCGAAGCCTTGATGCAAGATGGAAAAGCCTTGCAAGCAGGAACCTCGCATTTCTTGGGACAGAATTTCGCCAAAGCCTTTGATGTGAAGTTCGCCAATGCCGAAGGAAAGCAAGAGCACGTTTGGGGAACTTCTTGGGGAGTTTCAACTCGATTAATGGGGGCATTGGTCATGACGCATTCCGATGATCAAGGATTGGTTTTGCCTCCTAGCTTGGCTCCAATTCAAGTAGTGATTGTTCCTATTTATAAAACAGACGAACAATTGGATGAAATCTCGGCCGTTGTTAATGGATTAATATCGGAATTCAAAAAACTTAATATTTCGGTAAAATTCGATAATAGAACTACTCAAAAACCAGGATTCAAGTTTGCCGAATGGGAATTGAAAGGAGTGCCTGTTCGAATTGCTGTAGGTCCAAAAGATTTAGAAAATGGAACTTTTGAAGTAGCCAGAAGAGATATTTTGACCAAAGAAGTGGTTTTGAAAGACGGAATCGTGACTCATGTCAGTGGATTATTGGAGCAAATTCAAAAAGATTTATTCCAAAAAGCATTAGATTATAGAGATTCCCATATTACGGAAGTAAACAGTTTTGAAGAGTTTAAAACGGTTTTAAACGATGAAGGAGGCTTTGTTTCAGCACATTGGGATGGTACGGCAGAGACGGAAGAAAAGATTAAGGAATTGACCAAAGCAACCATAAGATGCATTCCTTTGGATAGGGTAGAGGAGGCGGGAAGCTGCGTGTTTACTGGTAATCCGTCATCAGGAAGAGTGCTATTTGCAAAAGCGTATTAA
- a CDS encoding OmpP1/FadL family transporter gives MKKYIFLLLSGLIFSVAQSQDITDAMRYAQDNLSGTARFRAMGGAFGALGGDLSSINVNPAGSAIFSNNQITLTLSNFSTKNNSNYFGTNTSACDNSFDMNQTGGVFVFKNRNPNSDWKKLSFSINYENTNNFDNSVFSAGTNPTNSVDGYFLSHANFGNGGAPVPQEFVTLQKGESISDLYAFLGSNLPNMQYPNLSGFAAQQAMMGYQGYIINAVDDTNNNSLYVSNVTPGVNYYQKNSIYSNGYNGKLSFNIATSYQDKLYLGINLNSHFTDFYRSTSFYESNTNPLTTDYTVRQISFDNNLYTYGTGFSFQIGAIAKVTNEVRLGLAFESPTWYHLSDEFSQNLVAVSKNISGELPADVVNPNIINYYAPYELQTPGKLTGSFAYVFGKVGLISIDYTLKDYGNTKFQPENDSYFRGLNNEMSNTLATTSEVRIGGEYKIKALSLRGGYRFEQSPYKNSKTVGDLNGFSGGLGYNFGVFKLDFAYAYSERSSQQAFFNQGLTDSAKINTINNNVSMTMLFEL, from the coding sequence ATGAAAAAATACATATTCCTTTTATTATCAGGTCTCATATTTAGTGTTGCACAATCGCAAGACATCACTGATGCCATGCGTTATGCACAAGATAATTTGAGCGGAACGGCTCGTTTTAGAGCCATGGGCGGAGCTTTTGGGGCTCTCGGAGGCGACTTATCTTCCATCAACGTAAATCCTGCGGGCTCAGCCATTTTTTCCAATAATCAAATTACGTTGACTTTAAGCAATTTCAGCACAAAAAACAATTCCAATTATTTTGGAACCAACACTTCAGCTTGCGACAATTCTTTCGACATGAACCAAACTGGCGGTGTTTTTGTTTTCAAGAACCGAAACCCAAATAGCGACTGGAAAAAGTTGTCCTTTTCCATAAACTATGAAAACACGAATAATTTTGACAACTCAGTCTTTTCTGCAGGAACAAATCCAACCAATTCCGTAGATGGCTATTTCTTGAGTCATGCAAATTTTGGAAATGGAGGCGCTCCGGTACCACAGGAATTTGTAACCCTACAAAAGGGAGAATCAATTTCTGATTTATATGCATTTTTGGGCAGTAATTTACCGAATATGCAATATCCAAACTTGAGTGGATTTGCCGCACAACAAGCCATGATGGGTTATCAAGGTTACATCATAAATGCAGTGGATGACACCAACAATAATTCTCTATACGTTTCAAATGTCACTCCCGGAGTAAATTACTACCAAAAAAACAGCATTTATTCCAACGGATACAACGGAAAATTATCCTTCAACATCGCTACTTCTTATCAAGACAAATTGTATCTCGGAATAAACTTAAATTCACATTTTACCGATTTCTACCGCTCTACCAGCTTTTATGAAAGCAACACCAATCCTTTAACCACGGATTACACTGTAAGACAAATAAGTTTCGACAATAATTTATACACTTACGGAACAGGATTTTCATTTCAAATAGGCGCCATCGCAAAAGTAACCAATGAAGTCCGTCTAGGATTAGCTTTTGAATCACCCACTTGGTACCATTTGAGTGATGAATTTTCCCAAAATCTAGTAGCTGTAAGCAAGAACATTTCAGGCGAATTGCCCGCAGATGTCGTAAATCCAAATATCATCAACTATTATGCTCCTTACGAACTACAAACCCCAGGAAAACTAACCGGAAGTTTTGCCTATGTTTTTGGAAAAGTTGGATTAATAAGTATTGATTACACATTAAAAGATTATGGCAACACAAAATTTCAACCCGAAAACGATTCATATTTCAGAGGCTTGAACAACGAAATGAGCAACACTCTTGCTACTACAAGCGAAGTCAGGATTGGTGGCGAATACAAAATAAAAGCATTGAGTCTTAGAGGTGGATACCGTTTTGAACAAAGTCCCTACAAAAACTCTAAAACCGTTGGCGATTTGAATGGGTTCTCGGGAGGATTGGGCTATAATTTCGGCGTATTCAAACTAGATTTTGCCTATGCCTACTCTGAAAGAAGTTCGCAACAAGCTTTTTTCAACCAAGGATTAACTGACAGTGCCAAAATCAACACCATAAACAACAACGTTTCCATGACCATGTTGTTTGAATTATAA
- the rimO gene encoding 30S ribosomal protein S12 methylthiotransferase RimO, translating into MRTKSLKKNKINVITLGCSKNVYDSEVLMGQLRASGKDVVHEQEGNIVVINTCGFIDNAKAESVNMILEYADKKEKGLVDKVFVTGCLSERYRPDLEKEIPNVDQFFGTTELPALLKALGADYKHELLGERLTTTPKNYAYLKIAEGCDRPCSFCAIPIMRGKHVSQTIEKLVKEVEGLAKNGVKELILIAQDLTYYGLDIYKKRNLGELLEALVKVEGIEWIRLHYAFPTGFPMDVLEIMKREPKICNYIDIPLQHISDSILKSMKRGTTKAKTTKLLKEFREAVPGMTIRTTLIVGYPGETQEDFEIMRDWVQEMKFERLGCFTYSHEENTSAYDLVDDVPDDVKQSRANEIMELQSQISWDLNQEKIGKTFRCIIDRKEGEHFVGRTEFDSPDVDNEVLIDASKHYVKTGEFVMVKITDATEFDLYAEPI; encoded by the coding sequence ATGAGAACCAAATCCTTAAAAAAGAATAAAATAAACGTGATCACTCTTGGGTGTTCGAAAAATGTATATGACAGCGAAGTACTCATGGGGCAACTTCGTGCCAGCGGAAAGGATGTCGTGCATGAACAAGAAGGAAACATCGTGGTAATCAATACCTGCGGATTTATTGACAATGCCAAAGCTGAATCGGTAAATATGATTCTGGAATATGCCGACAAAAAAGAAAAAGGATTGGTAGACAAAGTTTTCGTAACCGGGTGTCTATCTGAACGCTACAGACCCGATTTAGAAAAAGAAATCCCCAATGTGGACCAGTTTTTTGGAACCACAGAATTACCTGCTTTGTTAAAAGCTCTTGGAGCCGACTATAAACACGAATTATTGGGAGAACGTTTGACAACGACTCCAAAAAATTATGCCTATCTAAAAATTGCTGAAGGTTGCGACAGACCTTGCAGTTTTTGCGCCATTCCAATTATGCGCGGCAAACACGTTTCGCAAACTATTGAAAAGTTAGTTAAAGAAGTGGAAGGTTTGGCAAAAAATGGCGTAAAAGAGTTGATTTTGATAGCGCAAGATTTGACTTATTATGGTTTGGATATTTATAAAAAGCGTAATCTTGGCGAATTGTTGGAGGCTTTGGTAAAAGTCGAAGGAATCGAATGGATTCGTTTACACTACGCCTTTCCTACCGGTTTTCCGATGGATGTATTGGAAATCATGAAACGTGAGCCAAAAATTTGCAATTACATCGACATTCCATTGCAACACATCTCGGATTCTATCTTGAAATCGATGAAACGTGGCACCACAAAAGCAAAAACAACGAAATTACTGAAAGAATTCCGCGAGGCAGTTCCCGGAATGACCATTAGAACGACTTTAATAGTTGGTTATCCTGGCGAAACACAGGAAGATTTCGAAATCATGAGAGATTGGGTTCAGGAAATGAAGTTCGAACGCTTGGGTTGTTTTACTTATTCACATGAAGAAAACACAAGCGCCTACGATTTGGTTGACGATGTTCCGGATGACGTAAAACAAAGTCGTGCCAATGAAATTATGGAATTGCAATCACAAATTTCCTGGGATTTGAACCAAGAGAAAATTGGAAAAACCTTCCGTTGCATCATCGACAGAAAAGAAGGCGAACATTTCGTGGGAAGAACAGAATTCGACAGCCCTGACGTGGACAACGAAGTGCTTATTGACGCATCAAAACATTATGTAAAAACCGGCGAATTTGTAATGGTAAAAATAACCGATGCCACAGAGTTTGATTTATACGCAGAACCTATTTAA
- a CDS encoding N-acetylmuramoyl-L-alanine amidase has protein sequence MKHLTYKPFFLLILVIIITSCSTNPYKKSEKSYKEQLDNYKEKISNMEPAKLETSSTTILPSEPAPIDPLTLYKDTLSIKSPVVLSNGISTEWISTVNFNLRKPNFIILHHTAQDSLAQTLKTFTITKTQVSAHYVIAEDGRVVQMVNDYLRAWHGGNATWGKNSDINSASIGIELDNNGIKPFSDKQIISLLALLTKLKKDYNIPTQNIIGHSDIAPTRKKDPSAFFPWKLLATNGFGIWPDEVLEPAPTDFNVEQGLQIIGYNTKNLPAAISAFKLHFIQSEVDTVLDEKTINTIYNIYKKQQ, from the coding sequence GTGAAACATTTAACATATAAGCCTTTCTTCCTGCTGATTTTAGTAATTATCATAACTTCTTGCTCAACTAATCCTTATAAAAAAAGCGAAAAATCATACAAAGAGCAATTAGACAATTATAAAGAAAAGATTTCAAATATGGAACCGGCGAAGCTGGAAACTAGCAGTACTACCATATTGCCTAGCGAACCCGCTCCAATAGACCCACTAACACTTTACAAGGATACCTTATCCATAAAATCGCCAGTCGTTTTATCAAACGGAATCAGCACCGAATGGATCAGTACCGTTAATTTTAACCTTAGAAAACCCAATTTCATAATTCTTCATCATACTGCCCAAGATTCATTGGCTCAAACATTAAAAACGTTTACCATCACCAAAACTCAAGTAAGTGCCCATTATGTAATTGCAGAGGACGGCAGAGTAGTCCAAATGGTGAATGATTATCTTCGAGCTTGGCATGGAGGAAATGCCACTTGGGGAAAAAACAGCGATATCAATTCGGCGTCGATAGGAATTGAACTGGACAATAACGGAATTAAACCTTTTTCGGATAAACAAATAATTAGTCTTTTGGCCTTGCTTACAAAATTAAAAAAGGATTACAATATCCCGACACAGAACATAATTGGCCATTCAGACATTGCCCCAACAAGAAAAAAAGACCCTAGTGCTTTTTTTCCATGGAAACTTTTGGCCACAAATGGTTTTGGAATTTGGCCGGACGAAGTTTTAGAACCCGCGCCAACTGACTTCAATGTAGAACAAGGACTTCAAATTATTGGTTACAACACGAAGAATCTTCCGGCTGCAATTTCGGCGTTTAAACTTCATTTTATTCAATCAGAAGTTGATACTGTTTTAGATGAAAAAACAATAAATACCATTTATAATATCTACAAGAAACAGCAATAA
- a CDS encoding outer membrane beta-barrel protein, protein MKKVALILALMLTSSMTFAQDAAPATTFAGSADAFYKYDFSKQMSQPVSTSFTNASDSFQLGMASIEASHKFGKASVFVDLGFGSRASEFTYNDDANTFMIKQLTFTYDVSDKFKITMGSFGTHIGYELLDAVDNKNYSMSYAFTNGPFFNTGVKAQYTAGKFSIMAGITNPTDFKSALDAESKNKTFIGQLGYVGDTGSAYFNVTAGSNNPGSDKNITQFDFVASKKLNDKFSLGFNATYASVADDFDSDLDGEWFSLVGYASYAVKSDLSLAYRLEYFDDKDGLSASAIDGKVLGNTLSLNYKVGNLTIIPEVRYDKSSNNIFLDSDSVGTKSNTYVLLATTYTF, encoded by the coding sequence ATGAAAAAAGTAGCACTTATTTTAGCATTAATGCTTACGAGCAGTATGACATTTGCACAAGACGCAGCACCGGCAACAACTTTTGCAGGATCTGCAGATGCGTTTTACAAGTATGATTTTTCTAAACAAATGAGTCAGCCAGTTTCTACCAGCTTCACTAATGCTAGTGATTCTTTTCAATTGGGAATGGCTTCTATAGAGGCTTCTCACAAATTTGGTAAAGCTTCCGTCTTTGTAGATTTAGGTTTTGGAAGTAGAGCTTCGGAATTTACATACAACGATGATGCAAACACATTTATGATTAAACAGTTGACATTTACTTACGATGTTTCTGATAAATTTAAAATTACAATGGGTAGTTTTGGAACTCATATTGGTTATGAATTATTGGATGCAGTAGACAACAAAAACTACAGTATGTCTTATGCATTTACTAACGGGCCTTTCTTTAATACAGGTGTTAAAGCACAATATACTGCTGGTAAATTCAGTATTATGGCTGGGATTACTAACCCAACCGATTTTAAATCTGCGCTTGATGCTGAGTCAAAAAACAAAACTTTTATCGGTCAATTAGGTTATGTAGGTGACACTGGAAGCGCTTATTTTAATGTAACAGCTGGTAGTAATAATCCAGGTTCTGATAAAAACATTACTCAATTTGATTTTGTTGCATCTAAAAAACTTAACGATAAATTCTCTTTAGGATTCAACGCTACTTATGCTTCTGTGGCAGATGATTTTGATAGCGATTTGGACGGAGAATGGTTTTCTTTAGTTGGATACGCTAGCTATGCCGTGAAATCTGACCTTAGCTTGGCTTACAGATTAGAGTATTTTGATGATAAAGATGGTCTTTCAGCTAGTGCCATAGACGGAAAAGTATTGGGTAATACTTTGTCTTTAAACTACAAAGTAGGTAACTTGACAATTATTCCTGAGGTTAGATATGATAAATCTTCTAATAATATTTTCTTAGATAGTGATTCAGTTGGGACAAAATCAAATACTTATGTTTTACTAGCGACTACATATACGTTCTAA